One Coccinella septempunctata chromosome X, icCocSept1.1, whole genome shotgun sequence genomic window carries:
- the LOC123321315 gene encoding lactoperoxidase: MTESDERTRLLANESRPQYVFNSSIARERRKKIKKFQCLLCGAFLCFVILALIMSIIFSITTDFDDGPISNSSFTNETAPVDMLNVLLAKNWPLDDRKLDNITSQNFEVWDAALLFGKESLVRKDDLEKDVPSLPVDSPSYRHQTVTSTSKRAIELSRVGYIQECGLQYMHRNESRKNITKICTNETNSLLDQFCDLPALPCNEYKKYRSFDGSCNNLKNAVSYGTAFRPFRRVIPPNYEDGISKPRVSKSGKPLPSARTVSLIVHRPYYRDDYKFSVMLAVWGQFLDHDITATALSKGADGKSISCCINMTVIHPECFPVLIDENDPLRAENVTCMEFVRSAPSPTCCLGPREQMNQVTAFIDGSVIYGVEKSLVEELRTMSGGLLKMYVTKDNRTLLPLSTNMDDGCNRIEAKEKGEYCFEAGDARSNENLHLTSMHTIWARHHNRIAENLSRINPDWDDEQLFQESRKIVGAEMQHITYKEFLPIILGPKLMTELDLWPQKVGHFHKYNDTIDASIANHFAAAAFRFAHTIIPGLMKLLASDKSSPEFIQMHKMLFNPFELYKPGGMDKAIRGAINTNIEANDPYFTNELKQHLFERNDKKNDSKPKKYGLDLVSLNIQRGRDHGLPGYVEWRQHCGFNKTETFEDLSDYMDPDSLRNIQSLYREVADIDLYTGALSEKPIEDSILGPTLTCLILDQFVRLKYGDRYWYENPDEYTGFTTQQLDEIRKISLAKIICENSDNVTQTQPLVMERIKEGNEIMPCEDIPGVNLKFWSQQMKRVPIGDETIQVRTPISA; the protein is encoded by the exons ATGACTGAATCTGACGAAAGAACAAGACTTCTGGCGAATGAGAGTAGACCCCAATACGTCTTCAATTCGAGCATTGCAAGGGAAAGGAGGAAGAAGATTAAGAAGTTTCAATGTTTATTATGCGGTGCATTCCT TTGTTTCGTGATACTTGCTCTAATTATGAGCATAATTTTCTCAATAACAACGGACTTCGATGATGGACCAATTTCAAATAGTTCTTTCACGAATGAAACAGCTCCTGTGGACATGCTAAATGTTCTACTTGCCAAAAATTGGCCGTTAGATGACAGAAAATTGGACAACATCACCTCGCAAAACTTTGAAGTGTGGGACGCTGCGTTGCTTTTCGGAAAAGAATCTCTCGTCAGAAAGGACGATTTGGAAAAGGATGTTCCTTCCTTACCAGTGGATAGTCCAAGTTACAGGCATCAAACTGTTACTTCAACTTCTAAAAGAGCTATTGAGCTTTCCAGAGTAGGATACATCCAAGAATGTGGACTCCAGTATATGCACAG gaatgaaAGTAGGAAGAACATAACAAAGATTTGCACCAATGAAACCAACTCACTTCTGGACCAATTTTGTGATCTTCCTGCTCTTCCTTGCAACGAATACAAAAAGTATAGAAGTTTCGACGGTTCCTGCAATAATTTGAAGAATGCTGTTTCGTACGGAACGGCTTTCAGGCCATTCCGCAGAGTGATTCCACCAAATTATGAAGATG GAATTAGCAAACCACGAGTATCCAAGTCAGGGAAACCTCTTCCTTCTGCAAGAACTGTCAGCTTGATAGTTCATCGGCCATACTATCGCGACGATTACAAGTTTTCCGTCATGTTGGCCGTGTGGGGTCAATTTTTAGACCACGATATAACAGCAACGGCATTGAGCAAAGGAGCAGACGGCAAAAGCATTTCCTGTTGCATTAACATGACTGTTATCCATCCTGAATGCTTTCCTGTCCTTATAGATGAAAACGATCCACTAAGGGCAGAGAATGTGACTTGTATGGAGTTTGTTAGATCAGCACCTTCTCCAACATGCTGCCTTGGACCAAGAGAGCAGATGAACCAAGTTACAGCTTTCATAGATGGCTCCGTTATTTACGGCGTGGAAAAATCATTAGTCGAAGAATTGAGAACAATGAGTGGTGGTCTATTGAAAATGTACGTTACCAAAGATAACAGAACGCTTCTTCCTCTGTCCACTAATATGGACGATGGATGTAACAGGATAGAAGCCAAAGAAAAAGGAGAGTACTGTTTCGAAGCCG GAGATGCGAGATCGAACGAAAATCTACATTTGACAAGTATGCATACAATATGGGCCCGTCATCATAACCGAATTGCCGAAAATCTTTCACGAATAAACCCAGACTGGGATGATGAACAGCTTTTTCAAGAGAGTAGAAAGATTGTGGGTGCTGAAATGCAACACATAACTTACAAGGAATTCCTCCCTATCATATTGG GTCCCAAGCTTATGACTGAACTGGACTTATGGCCCCAGAAAGTAGGTCATTTCCACAAATACAACGACACTATTGATGCTTCAATAGCCAATCACTTCGCTGCTGCAGCATTCAGGTTTGCACATACAATTATACCGGGCCTTATGAAATTATTAGCGAGTGATAAGTCTAGCCCAGAATTCATTCAGATGCATAAAATGCTGTTCAATCCTTTCGAATTGTATAAACCTGGTGGAATGGATAAGGCAATCAGGGGTGCAATCAACACTAACATCGAAGCAAATGATCCATATTTCACCAATGAG CTGAAGCAGCATCTATTCGAAAGAAACGACAAGAAGAACGATTCCAAACCAAAGAAATACGGTTTAGATTTGGTTTCTTTGAATATACAAAGAGGAAGAGATCACGGATTACCAGGTTACGTGGAATGGAGACAACATTGTGgcttcaataaaacagaaaCCTTCGAGGACCTGTCAGATTACATGGATCCTGATTCCTTGAGAAATATTCAGTCCCTCTATAG AGAAGTAGCCGATATAGATCTTTATACAGGAGCACTGAGCGAGAAACCAATAGAAGACAGCATACTAGGGCCAACCCTCACTTGCCTTATTTTGGACCAATTCGTAAGACTCAAATATGGCGACCGATACTGGTACGAAAATCCAGACGAATACACAGGATTCACCACTCAACAGTTGGATGAAATTCGTAAAATAAGTTTGGCTAAAATCATCTGTGAAAATTCCGACAATGTGACACAGACACAGCCCCTGGTCATGGAAAGAATAAAAGAAGGCAACGAAATTATGCCTTGCGAAGATATACCCGGGGTAAACCTGAAATTCTGGAGTCAGCAAATGAAGAGAGTCCCCATTGGTGATGAAACGATACAAGTCAGAACGCCAATTTCGGCTTGA